Proteins found in one Primulina eburnea isolate SZY01 unplaced genomic scaffold, ASM2296580v1 ctg884_ERROPOS889272+, whole genome shotgun sequence genomic segment:
- the LOC140822534 gene encoding arginine decarboxylase-like → MPTLTCFADAADAPPPPYSVTTVPAPPPSNTSADASADSAAAWSSAHSALLYRVDGWGAPYFTVNANGNVSVRPHGVNTLPHQEIDLLKIVKKASDPKKSGGLGLQLPLVVRFPDVLKNRLESLQASFDVAIQSQGYEAHYQGVYPVKCNQDKLVVEDIVKFGSGFRFGLEAGSKPELLLAMSCLCNGSPEALLVCNGFKDMEYISLALVARKLHLNTVIVLEQEEELDVVIDASRKLGVRPVVGFRAKLRTKHSGHFGSTSGEKGKFGLTTTQILRVVKKLQQHEMLDCMQLLHFHIGSQIPSTSLLADGVREAAQIYCELVRLGAGMKVIDIGGGLGIDYDGSKSQDSDISVSYSLREYASAVVQAVRSVCNQKGVKHPVICSESGRAIVSHHSILVFEAVSSSSHDSPRISSLGLQHLVQNLSDEALADYKNLSTAVVRGEYDTCLLYAEQLKQRCVDQFKEGSLEMEQLAAVDGLCELLSKSIGVSDPVQVYNVNLSIFTSIPDFWGIGQLFPIIPIHRLNERPAVRGILSDLTCDSDGKIDQFIGGEASLLLHELDGNGSLNGNGRAYYLGMFLGGAYEEALGGVHNLFGGPSMVRVSQSDGPHSFAVTRAVPGPSCGDILQVMQHEPKIMFETLRHRAEEFDYGNSMSIANGLACSFDNMPYLSAASSCSLTAANSGNNSYYYLMDENFTAAAAADSVASEEDQWSYCVA, encoded by the coding sequence ATGCCTACCCTTACTTGTTTCGCGGACGCCGCCGACGCTCCTCCGCCTCCATACTCTGTGACCACTGTACCAGCACCTCCGCCATCAAACACATCTGCCGATGCCAGTGCTGATTCCGCCGCCGCTTGGTCATCTGCCCACTCGGCGTTACTTTACCGGGTTGATGGCTGGGGCGCTCCTTACTTCACCGTTAATGCTAACGGTAATGTTTCCGTTCGTCCTCACGGCGTCAACACCCTGCCCCACCAGGAAATCGATCTTCTCAAGATCGTGAAGAAGGCTTCTGACCCGAAAAAATCAGGCGGGCTCGGGCTTCAGCTACCTCTTGTTGTTCGCTTCCCCGATGTGCTGAAAAATCGCCTTGAGTCCCTGCAGGCTTCTTTCGACGTTGCTATTCAATCGCAAGGGTACGAGGCTCACTACCAGGGCGTGTATCCTGTCAAATGTAATCAGGATAAGTTAGTGGTTGAAGATATTGTGAAATTTGGCTCTGGTTTCCGGTTCGGGCTGGAAGCTGGGTCCAAACCGGAGCTTCTATTGGCAATGAGTTGTCTCTGTAACGGAAGCCCTGAGGCCCTTTTGGTATGCAATGGATTCAAGGATATGGAATACATATCTCTTGCCCTTGTTGCGAGAAAGCTACATTTGAACACCGTCATTGTTCTTGAACAAGAGGAAGAGCTTGATGTAGTGATTGATGCCAGCAGGAAACTTGGTGTTCGGCCTGTTGTTGGATTCCGTGCTAAGCTTCGTACCAAGCATTCGGGTCATTTCGGTTCAACTTCTGGTGAGAAAGGAAAATTCGGTCTGACGACCACCCAAATCCTTCGCGTTGTCAAGAAACTGCAGCAGCATGAGATGCTGGATTGTATGCAGCTGCTACATTTCCATATCGGATCGCAGATCCCTTCTACTTCTTTACTTGCTGATGGAGTTCGCGAGGCTGCTCAGATTTACTGTGAGTTAGTTCGCCTTGGTGCTGGTATGAAAGTCATTGATATAGGCGGAGGCTTAGGAATCGATTATGATGGCTCCAAGTCTCAAGATTCTGATATTTCTGTTAGCTACAGCCTCCGAGAATATGCCTCTGCTGTTGTTCAAGCTGTTCGATCCGTTTGCAATCAGAAGGGTGTTAAACATCCTGTAATTTGTAGTGAAAGCGGCCGTGCAATTGTTTCGCACCACTCCATTTTAGTTTTTGAGGCAGTTTCATCGAGTTCCCATGATTCTCCTCGAATATCTTCTCTGGGCCTTCAGCACCTCGTACAGAACTTGTCTGATGAGGCTCTTGCTGATTACAAAAATCTATCAACTGCCGTGGTTCGTGGCGAATATGATACCTGTTTGCTTTATGCGGAGCAGCTGAAACAGAGGTGTGTTGATCAGTTCAAAGAAGGGTCTTTGGAGATGGAACAGCTTGCTGCAGTTGATGGTCTTTGCGAATTGTTGTCGAAATCTATTGGGGTTTCTGATCCTGTCCAAGTTTACAATGTGAACCTCTCAATTTTCACCTCGATCCCGGATTTCTGGGGCATTGGCCAGTTGTTTCCGATCATTCCCATCCATAGGCTCAATGAGAGGCCTGCGGTAAGGGGGATTCTCTCTGACTTAACCTGCGACAGCGATGGAAAGATCGATCAATTCATAGGAGGTGAGGCATCTTTGCTTCTCCATGAATTGGATGGGAATGGCAGTTTAAATGGCAACGGCAGGGCTTACTACTTGGGGATGTTCTTGGGTGGAGCATATGAGGAAGCACTTGGTGGAGTTCACAACCTTTTTGGTGGCCCGAGCATGGTGCGTGTCTCGCAGAGTGATGGTCCTCATAGCTTTGCGGTGACTCGTGCTGTGCCTGGTCCATCATGCGGAGACATTCTTCAGGTGATGCAGCATGAGCCCAAGATCATGTTCGAGACCCTGAGGCACCGCGCCGAGGAATTCGACTACGGCAATAGCATGTCAATCGCCAATGGTCTTGCTTGCTCTTTCGATAACATGCCTTACCTTTCTGCAGCATCTTCTTGCAGCCTTACTGCAGCGAACTCAGGTAATAACAGCTACTATTACCTAATGGATGAGAATTTTACAGCTGCCGCCGCCGCTGACTCGGTTGCTTCTGAGGAGGACCAGTGGTCTTATTGTGTTGCTTGA
- the LOC140822511 gene encoding epimerase family protein SDR39U1 homolog, chloroplastic-like, translating to MELSGSKAISWANSMSPTLNFPRTFSMFRFKKVRILGASSGNDSGESQKENEMVVSITGATGFIGKRLVQRLQSDNHRVRVLTRSRPKALTIFPVKDFPRIEIAEEPEWKNYIQGSTAVVNLAGTPISQRWSPEIKKDIKNSRVKVTSKVVELINNSPDELRPKVLISSTAVGFYGTSETREFDEQSPPGNDYLAEVCREWESAALRVHKDVRLVQTRTGIVLGKEGGALAKMIPLFMMFAGGPLGSGNQWFSWIHVDDMVNLIYEAISSPSYRGVINCTAPNPVRLSEMCSVLGSVLGRPSWLPVPDVAIKAVLGEGACVVLEGQKVVPKKANELGFPFKYPYVRDALRAIMSS from the exons ATGGAGCTTAGCGGGTCCAAAGCCATTTCATGGGCAAACTCCATGTCTCCCACTCTCAACTTCCCTCGAACATTTTCG ATGTTCAGGTTTAAGAAGGTGAGAATTTTAGGTGCCAGCAGTGGGAATGATTCTGGGGAGTCTCAGAAG GAAAATGAGATGGTTGTTTCAATAACCGGAGCCACAGGGTTTATAGGTAAAAGATTGGTGCAAAGATTGCAGTCAG ATAATCATCGTGTGCGGGTCTTGACAAGATCTAGGCCAAAGGCGCTGACGATTTTCCCGG TCAAGGATTTTCCAAGAATTGAAATAGCAGAGGAGCCGGAGTGGAAAAACTACATTCAAGGTTCAACAGCAGTCGTAAATTTGGCTGGGACGCCTATAAGCCAGAGATGGTCTCCTGAG ATCAAGAAAGATATCAAGAACAGCAGGGTTAAAGTCACTTCAAAG GTCGTAGAATTAATAAACAATTCACCTGATGAATTACGTCCCAAGGTTTTGATCAGTTCAACTGCCGTTGGATTCTATG GCACTAGTGAAACACGTGAATTTGATGAGCAAAGTCCACCAGGAAACGATTACCTCGCAGAG GTTTGTAGAGAATGGGAATCTGCTGCTCTAAGAGTTCATAAAGATGTTAGACTGGTGCAGACAAGAACCGGCATTGTACTGGGGAAAGAGGGTGGTGCTTTGG CTAAAATGATACCTCTTTTTATGATGTTTGCTGGTGGACCTCTGGGCTCTGGAAATCAATG GTTTTCCTGGATTCATGTGGATGATATGGTAAATTTAATATATGAAGCAATATCCAGCCCTTCGTACAGAG GTGTTATAAACTGCACGGCGCCAAATCCAGTTCGCCTTTCAGAGATGTGCAGTGTGCTGGGATCTGTCCTGGGACGACCCTCGTGGCTTCCTGTACCCGACGTTGCAATTAAAGCTGTTCTTGGAGAAGGTGCTTGTGTG GTTCTTGAAGGACAAAAGGTGGTTCCGAAGAAGGCCAATGAATTAGGTTTTCCTTTCAAATACCCTTATGTTAGAGATGCTCTAAGAGCCATCATGTCTTCATAA
- the LOC140822512 gene encoding NADH dehydrogenase [ubiquinone] 1 beta subcomplex subunit 9-like translates to MSVATASYLARRAAQKQRVRILYRRALKDTLNWAVHRHLFYPDADALREKFEANRQVEDIELIDRMITAGEAAHDKWRHPDPYIVPWAPGGSKFCRNPTPPSGIEIIYDYGREDND, encoded by the exons ATGAGTGTGGCTACGGCGTCGTATCTTGCCCGGCGAGCAGCGCAGAAGCAGAGAGTAAGGATCCTCTACCGGCGAGCACTCAAGGATACTCTCAATTGGGCTGTCCATCGCCACCTCTTTTACCCCGAT GCTGATGCCCTGAGAGAGAAGTTTGAAGCTAACAGACAAGTG GAAGATATTGAACTCATTGATAGAATGATTACTGCTGGTGAAGCAGCACACGATAAATGGCGGCACCCTGACCCGTACATTG TTCCATGGGCTCCTGGTGGCTCCAAATTTTGCCGGAACCCAACACCACCTTCTGGG ATTGAGATTATTTATGACTATGGTCGGGAAGATAATGACTGA